From a single Labrenzia sp. PHM005 genomic region:
- a CDS encoding transposase, with product MPKKRFSDEQIAFALRPAESGTTIGEICRKMGIAEATFCLW from the coding sequence ATACCGAAGAAACGGTTTTCAGATGAGCAGATCGCGTTTGCACTGAGGCCAGCGGAATCTGGGACAACGATTGGCGAGATTTGCCGGAAGATGGGCATTGCCGAGGCGACGTTCTGTCTGTGGTAG
- a CDS encoding flagellar hook-length control protein FliK yields the protein MLPFGMMTELTQGPVPVKAAGGLASGSTGGSGNEFQQFSEELQSALQEPGAELPGEAEADALPVDLSGDPEVSTSLLADGVGDGVLEAAQSTDLPSPDAGLVFAEAQVSAVPGYLGVAWQADVGGGELVKEGRVEGIGREGATLAGPVSKGSEVSSFPQANVPAAAGDAGENAKGGGAYGQQAASAPIVDVSAEQGVRGGDGPLTGSGPADSDGAGATVRSLVIENDPELPGRDAKAIDRQNGTRAVETNSRRWQEGLPQELRADTSKVQRLSELEQFKPAQELAGRVVQSDQTGGVKPGVPLGNAEGPIVDRAQTPVQEVKPRVWQSGGVSSAAGAEIAGLVRPANSAPTNTAASTSDVTGADQAGVDVEPVRLVQTTDAKPVQSVVASAPQTAGTLAGQVLPQTLFQSDASSSDAAARQSEDAPLDLDGDEMRPGPRLASEVRATGSWSAGVDSQAQVGSQFAGQSKIVTPQNSIAAAASGQPQVSEIVDDLVVDGAGTKAGLGAELADEPDFVATLRGGDMQGAARTEALQTPNQAQSSQVATQVAVEMARNLKNAQTRFQMRFDPPELGRVDVNMKVAADGSVQAHLIVERPETLDMFLRDQRGLERALEAAGLNTNSNDLQFSLKQEAGQQFASGEDHQQNQSGQSSGGGDGAADDAAAGDIVDRELLQMTLAEQRGGLDIRI from the coding sequence GTGCTGCCTTTTGGAATGATGACCGAACTAACTCAAGGACCCGTGCCAGTCAAAGCTGCCGGTGGGCTGGCGTCTGGCTCGACTGGTGGGTCTGGTAATGAGTTTCAGCAGTTTTCCGAGGAGCTTCAAAGCGCGTTGCAAGAGCCGGGCGCGGAGCTGCCGGGAGAGGCGGAGGCCGATGCTCTTCCAGTTGACCTGTCCGGTGACCCGGAAGTGTCAACTTCATTGCTTGCAGATGGTGTTGGTGATGGGGTGCTGGAAGCCGCTCAAAGCACGGATCTGCCGTCTCCGGATGCTGGGCTTGTTTTTGCTGAGGCGCAAGTCAGCGCGGTTCCAGGTTATCTTGGGGTTGCTTGGCAAGCAGACGTCGGGGGCGGAGAGTTGGTTAAAGAAGGACGTGTGGAAGGAATTGGCCGAGAGGGCGCGACCTTGGCGGGGCCTGTGTCCAAAGGGTCTGAGGTATCGAGTTTTCCTCAGGCCAATGTGCCGGCCGCCGCAGGTGATGCGGGCGAAAATGCAAAGGGGGGTGGTGCTTATGGCCAGCAAGCCGCGTCTGCCCCAATTGTTGATGTCTCAGCGGAGCAGGGTGTTCGCGGAGGTGATGGTCCGCTGACAGGCTCTGGTCCGGCAGATTCGGATGGTGCAGGCGCAACTGTGCGTTCGCTTGTCATAGAAAATGATCCGGAGTTGCCAGGACGTGATGCGAAGGCTATCGATCGCCAAAATGGCACGCGGGCTGTAGAAACCAATAGCCGTCGCTGGCAGGAGGGTTTGCCTCAGGAGTTGAGAGCCGATACTTCGAAAGTGCAGCGTCTTTCCGAACTTGAGCAGTTCAAACCGGCGCAAGAGCTCGCCGGCCGGGTTGTGCAAAGTGACCAGACAGGCGGTGTTAAGCCGGGTGTGCCTTTGGGGAATGCTGAAGGTCCCATCGTGGATAGGGCGCAAACTCCTGTACAAGAAGTAAAGCCGCGTGTCTGGCAGTCCGGGGGCGTTTCATCAGCGGCTGGTGCAGAGATTGCGGGTTTGGTGCGGCCGGCGAACAGCGCTCCTACTAACACTGCAGCCAGTACAAGCGATGTAACTGGGGCTGATCAGGCCGGTGTTGATGTGGAGCCGGTTCGCTTGGTTCAAACTACCGATGCTAAGCCTGTTCAAAGTGTTGTAGCGTCAGCTCCGCAAACAGCTGGTACGTTGGCTGGTCAAGTTTTGCCGCAAACACTGTTTCAGTCTGATGCTTCTTCGTCTGATGCCGCTGCTCGCCAATCTGAGGACGCGCCATTAGATCTTGACGGAGATGAGATGCGGCCAGGGCCGCGCTTGGCCAGCGAGGTACGGGCAACTGGTTCGTGGAGCGCCGGTGTTGACAGTCAGGCTCAGGTAGGAAGTCAGTTTGCCGGGCAGTCGAAAATCGTGACTCCTCAAAATTCAATTGCCGCTGCGGCCTCAGGTCAGCCCCAGGTGAGCGAGATTGTTGACGATCTTGTTGTTGATGGTGCTGGTACCAAAGCTGGGCTAGGGGCCGAGTTGGCCGACGAGCCGGATTTTGTAGCTACGCTGCGCGGCGGTGATATGCAGGGTGCGGCCCGGACCGAGGCTCTTCAAACTCCAAATCAGGCGCAAAGCTCCCAGGTGGCCACTCAAGTGGCTGTCGAAATGGCCCGGAATCTGAAAAACGCCCAAACCCGCTTCCAGATGAGGTTTGACCCACCAGAATTGGGTCGTGTTGATGTGAATATGAAGGTGGCGGCAGACGGCAGCGTTCAGGCGCATCTGATCGTTGAGCGTCCGGAAACACTTGATATGTTCCTGCGGGATCAGCGCGGTTTGGAGCGGGCACTTGAAGCGGCGGGTCTGAATACCAACTCCAACGACCTTCAGTTTTCCTTGAAGCAGGAAGCCGGGCAGCAATTTGCATCTGGTGAAGACCATCAGCAAAATCAATCGGGTCAGTCTTCCGGCGGCGGAGATGGGGCTGCCGACGATGCGGCGGCTGGCGATATCGTGGACCGGGAACTTCTACAAATGACGCTCGCAGAGCAGCGTGGCGGTTTGGACATCCGGATTTAA
- a CDS encoding flagellar hook assembly protein FlgD produces the protein MTIITPGTSGVTQSASDAASQASQSGLSANYELFLSMLTTQIQNQDPLDPLDSAEYTNQLVQYSSVEQSIQTNQNLEEMISLLSSNQSSAYVNYIGTEVTAAGGTAMMVDGQASWEYDVLEDASGTVEILNEFGNVVYTGEIQMQAGGGTYTWNGELDDGGTAAGGAYTIQLDVSDAAGNAEPASIEVSGVVDEVDFGGDIPFLRIGEISVPVSAVKSVRSI, from the coding sequence ATGACGATTATTACACCTGGAACAAGTGGTGTCACCCAATCTGCAAGTGATGCCGCGAGCCAAGCTAGCCAGTCCGGTTTATCGGCAAACTATGAGCTGTTCTTGAGTATGCTGACCACGCAGATTCAAAACCAGGATCCGCTGGATCCTCTGGATTCTGCAGAGTACACCAACCAGCTTGTGCAATACTCCAGCGTTGAGCAGTCTATCCAGACTAACCAAAACTTAGAAGAGATGATCAGTTTGCTGTCCAGCAATCAATCCTCTGCCTATGTCAATTATATCGGCACAGAAGTAACCGCAGCTGGCGGTACAGCAATGATGGTGGATGGCCAGGCGTCTTGGGAATACGATGTCCTCGAAGATGCCTCTGGAACAGTCGAAATTCTCAATGAATTTGGCAATGTCGTCTATACCGGTGAGATTCAGATGCAGGCGGGTGGCGGAACATATACGTGGAACGGCGAACTGGACGACGGTGGAACAGCGGCAGGCGGCGCATATACGATCCAGCTGGATGTGTCCGATGCGGCTGGGAACGCTGAACCAGCATCGATTGAGGTGTCTGGTGTCGTCGATGAGGTCGATTTCGGTGGGGATATCCCTTTCCTAAGGATTGGCGAAATCTCAGTGCCGGTCAGTGCAGTGAAGTCCGTCCGCTCTATTTAA
- the mnmA gene encoding tRNA 2-thiouridine(34) synthase MnmA, whose product MLNSLDLPGRPEDTRVVVAMSGGVDSSVVAAMMHAQGYDVIGVTLQLYDHGAAVAKAKSCCAGVDIHDARRAAEKIGIPHYVLDYESRFKEQVMDRFADSYIAGETPIPCVSCNQTVKFTDLLKTAKDLGADALATGHYVRSVTKGNRRALHRPADLDRDQSYFLFATTQEQLDFVRFPLGGMPKSKVRELAEEFGLSVANKPDSQDICFVPNGDYAEVIRKLRPNAAEPGDIVHMDGRVLGKHDGIIHFTIGQRRGIGVATGDPLYVVRLDADDRRVIVGPREALATRTILLREMNWIGDLPLDEGDEIDVFAKVRSTRPPAPATLRILNGKAFVDLANGETGVAPGQACVFFDSDDETARVLGGGWIHKTERTGNWAVDFPQAEAPVSAV is encoded by the coding sequence ATGTTGAACAGTCTGGATCTTCCCGGCCGCCCTGAAGACACGCGTGTCGTTGTCGCCATGTCCGGCGGCGTCGACAGTTCCGTGGTTGCCGCGATGATGCATGCGCAAGGGTATGACGTCATCGGCGTCACACTCCAGCTTTACGACCATGGTGCGGCCGTTGCCAAGGCAAAATCCTGCTGCGCCGGGGTCGACATTCACGACGCCCGGCGGGCCGCAGAAAAGATCGGCATTCCGCATTATGTGCTCGACTATGAAAGCCGTTTCAAAGAGCAGGTCATGGACCGGTTCGCCGACAGCTACATCGCCGGCGAAACGCCCATTCCGTGTGTCTCCTGCAATCAGACCGTCAAGTTCACGGATCTTTTGAAAACCGCCAAAGACCTTGGCGCCGACGCTCTGGCAACAGGCCACTACGTGCGTTCCGTTACCAAGGGCAACAGACGCGCCCTCCACCGCCCGGCGGATCTCGACCGCGACCAAAGTTATTTCTTGTTTGCCACCACCCAGGAGCAGCTGGATTTTGTCCGCTTTCCGCTTGGCGGCATGCCAAAATCGAAAGTGCGGGAACTTGCAGAGGAGTTTGGCCTCTCGGTTGCTAACAAACCGGACAGCCAGGACATCTGCTTCGTGCCGAACGGAGACTATGCCGAGGTCATCCGCAAGCTGCGCCCGAATGCCGCCGAACCCGGCGACATTGTCCATATGGACGGGCGGGTCCTGGGCAAACACGACGGCATCATTCATTTCACCATCGGTCAGCGGCGCGGCATTGGCGTGGCCACTGGCGACCCACTGTATGTGGTTCGGCTGGACGCCGATGACCGCCGGGTGATTGTCGGCCCGCGTGAAGCTCTGGCAACCCGGACCATCTTGTTGCGTGAAATGAACTGGATCGGCGACCTGCCGCTGGATGAAGGCGATGAAATAGACGTCTTTGCAAAGGTCCGCTCAACGCGGCCGCCGGCGCCGGCGACCTTGCGGATATTAAATGGCAAGGCCTTTGTCGATCTTGCCAATGGCGAAACAGGTGTGGCTCCCGGCCAAGCCTGCGTCTTCTTTGACAGCGACGATGAAACCGCCCGTGTTCTGGGCGGCGGATGGATTCACAAAACGGAACGCACGGGCAATTGGGCAGTCGATTTTCCACAAGCCGAGGCGCCGGTTTCTGCCGTTTAG
- a CDS encoding DUF1153 domain-containing protein: MTEQIRSRVKYVIGPDGSPLTIADLPPTSTKRWVIRRKAEVVAAVRGGLLSLEEACQRYTLTVEEFLSWQSSIEKHGLAGLRATRIQQYRG, from the coding sequence ATGACCGAACAAATTCGTTCGCGTGTAAAATATGTCATCGGTCCGGATGGAAGCCCGCTTACAATTGCGGACCTCCCGCCCACGTCTACAAAGCGATGGGTGATCCGGCGAAAGGCGGAAGTGGTCGCAGCCGTTCGAGGCGGACTGTTGTCGCTTGAAGAAGCCTGTCAGAGATATACCCTGACTGTTGAAGAGTTCTTGTCGTGGCAAAGCTCAATTGAAAAACATGGGTTGGCTGGTTTGCGTGCTACCCGGATTCAGCAGTACAGGGGCTGA
- the fliF gene encoding flagellar basal-body MS-ring/collar protein FliF, with protein MNGLIEFIKTLGPARIAAMGAVAAILVGVFAFIIFRVTAPQMTTLYNELTLEDSAAIVSQLESQGVQFKLAREGSSILVPQEQVARLRMQLASEGLPTGGSIGYEIFDRSDTLGATSFVQNINHLRAMEGELSRTIGSLDRIRSARVHLVIPERQLFQRDRRPPSASIVLNVRGGLGPGEIRAVQHLVATAVDGLDPDKVSIVDESGRLLASGAGSDDEGMVSARLQERTTAIESRLRNQVEEILNSIVGPGRARVRVNADIDFNRRTETTETFDPEGQVVRSTQSKEEATASTRRDGQVTVGNELPNEEDEAGANAGDQDSSSLTEEIVNYEISKSTRTEVVEAGKITRLSVAVLVDGTYLPDEDGNSVYTPREQEALDRIAVLVRSAVGYDETRGDVVEVINLQFALPPEQDIAEGDGLFEFTRDDIMRFAELGVLFLIAILLLLFVVRPLLRRIVTPEEQQPQELVIGPDGTLVADSEVPQEEEAEDEFVIEWLEQAKQEGALQASSIAKVGEMIADHPSEAVNIVRGWLDEQAA; from the coding sequence GTGAACGGATTAATTGAATTCATAAAAACACTTGGACCGGCGCGGATCGCGGCGATGGGGGCCGTGGCTGCGATCTTGGTCGGTGTTTTTGCATTTATCATCTTCCGGGTGACTGCCCCTCAGATGACAACGCTCTACAACGAGCTGACTCTGGAAGATTCCGCTGCAATCGTTTCGCAACTCGAAAGCCAAGGTGTCCAATTCAAACTTGCGCGCGAGGGATCTAGTATTCTTGTGCCGCAAGAACAAGTGGCGCGGCTGCGTATGCAGCTTGCATCTGAAGGTTTGCCGACGGGTGGTTCAATCGGTTACGAGATCTTTGACCGGTCTGACACACTTGGTGCAACCAGCTTCGTTCAAAACATCAATCATCTTAGGGCAATGGAAGGCGAGCTCTCGCGTACGATCGGTTCACTTGACCGTATCCGTTCTGCCCGCGTTCATTTGGTCATTCCTGAGCGTCAGCTGTTTCAACGGGACCGCCGTCCGCCGTCCGCGTCCATCGTTCTGAATGTTCGTGGTGGCCTTGGACCTGGTGAGATCCGCGCTGTTCAACATCTTGTTGCAACGGCTGTCGATGGGCTGGACCCAGATAAAGTGTCAATCGTTGATGAAAGCGGGCGCTTGCTGGCGTCCGGCGCTGGCAGCGATGACGAAGGTATGGTGTCTGCCCGTCTGCAAGAGCGGACTACCGCGATTGAAAGCCGTTTGCGCAATCAAGTGGAGGAGATTCTGAATTCGATTGTCGGGCCGGGCCGTGCACGGGTGCGGGTCAATGCTGACATTGATTTCAATCGCCGCACGGAAACCACAGAAACATTTGATCCAGAAGGTCAGGTCGTTCGTTCGACCCAGTCAAAAGAAGAAGCCACAGCCAGTACGCGTAGGGATGGTCAGGTCACTGTCGGAAACGAATTGCCGAATGAAGAAGATGAGGCTGGAGCTAATGCAGGCGACCAAGATTCCTCTTCTTTGACGGAAGAAATTGTTAACTACGAGATTTCCAAATCGACGCGAACAGAAGTTGTCGAAGCCGGCAAAATCACCCGCTTGTCTGTTGCGGTTCTCGTGGACGGCACATATCTGCCGGATGAAGACGGCAATTCCGTCTATACACCGCGGGAACAAGAAGCTCTGGACCGGATTGCGGTTTTGGTCCGCTCCGCCGTGGGGTATGATGAAACCCGCGGAGACGTCGTTGAAGTCATCAATCTTCAGTTCGCCTTGCCGCCAGAGCAAGACATCGCGGAAGGCGATGGCCTCTTTGAATTCACCCGCGATGATATCATGCGGTTTGCCGAATTGGGTGTCTTGTTCCTGATTGCGATCTTGCTGCTGCTATTCGTGGTCCGGCCGCTTCTGCGCCGTATTGTAACGCCTGAAGAGCAGCAGCCGCAGGAGTTGGTAATCGGGCCGGACGGGACGTTGGTGGCCGATAGCGAAGTGCCTCAGGAAGAGGAAGCCGAAGATGAGTTCGTTATTGAGTGGCTGGAGCAGGCCAAGCAGGAAGGTGCTCTGCAGGCCAGCTCGATTGCCAAGGTCGGTGAAATGATAGCAGATCATCCATCAGAAGCGGTCAATATTGTTCGCGGCTGGTTGGATGAGCAGGCTGCGTAG
- a CDS encoding calcium-binding protein, translating to MLLFNEAYYLSENPDVSQSVEAGTYDSGEAHFMAIGYTEGRDPLPGLNSSFYLAQNPDVADANVNPLEHYNSFGENEGRAPNPLFDPVYYAQQNPDVVDAGMGLLEHFINHGASEGRFPNSTTASELASGFNETAYLAANSDIADAVSSGAFSSGYEHWSLFGYAEGRSGAQNSGGEALSVPSAAATGSLNGFVIDGKVAGATVGIDLDGDGVIGPNEPTVTTDDLGEFIFPDGTPIGPIIASGGTDISTGLPFDGRMEAPAGSTVVNPLTTVIKKMADANPDANKSEAEKAAEAQDQLKSLLGLSDINADITQVDFVTEATEGDSDGSADAVSDSDGARLYSASVQLLNIVDQGAAAIAGADGSVSAEDASTAMFASLAERLGSTAEGQTVDLGSTAGSDGDASNDAGDLLIDVIKGAAANTLSGDAAGRVDQIADSAAAIAAAANREIADRIDALEPGAAGSAIESTLVEIVKTQKVVQGDAADNIRNAAGSDNPDEAAQAISDTIAASDGSGFISDDLINDQTVGDIDGDGTVDDVPAPAPTPNPTPTPPPVNEFNDIIGTDDGETLIGTNGGDRIEALGGDDIINPGAGRDNIIAGAGNDQITLDAAGGSKHIRGDEGDDQIFRTEAATSLLRLRYDKETGGNGIVFTLVSATEATIVDTFGDTDTITYTGPTNIPFEHNLHVSGTDQDDVFSGHFGAGIDPSFQDDDFHAGFVASPRGGNDQIFGNLIEFDSISYSEDVIRVPRATGIQVSWGASGGTIIDGLGGTDTFNQNINQIEGSLLADVFISTGSYSRFRGLDGADTFDGSAGGRDIVDYRGDDDYGGMGGIFADLAAGTATDGFGNTDTLIGIERVRGSDLDGISDVLLGSGANNYLRGYRGDDTLDARGGNDIVRGGYGNDTITGGSGNDVLHGEQGNDIIIAGTGNDYITGGEGNDDITVTSGANIVIGGDGFDIVTGSSAGGSQVTMAYADEGGGQGIDVQFTSDLDAYATDTFGNIDTLHDVFQFTTTGGDDIITGPNGAEVQDRWFWIGMAGGGDDVINITSHHVTLNYEQQTYGAVGTPTQGIVVDFSSFDGNGLATIIDTHGGTDKVSYNGTGITGGVYSIVGSELADDMTGGDRWDYFVGGQGADTIRGGGGFDEVNYFYHNVSDNAGGFVGVTVDLGNQTATDQFGDTDTLIDVEIIAGTENVDSLTGDDLANTLMGRMGDDVIDGAGGVDELFGDGGDDTITTGAGMDNVHYYGSSEHGSDIVTDFLVGSDTIVMSAITQAVFDAISISDLNGSDTLIDLGFSNGVDLGQVTLLGVNYSSLTDPHADLLTLLT from the coding sequence ATGTTGTTGTTTAACGAAGCCTATTATCTTTCTGAGAACCCGGATGTTTCCCAATCTGTCGAGGCTGGCACCTATGATAGTGGCGAAGCGCATTTCATGGCCATTGGTTATACTGAAGGGCGTGATCCGTTACCCGGTCTGAACTCTTCATTTTATCTGGCGCAAAATCCAGATGTGGCGGATGCCAATGTTAATCCGCTGGAACACTATAACAGTTTTGGCGAGAACGAAGGACGTGCCCCAAATCCGTTGTTTGATCCGGTCTATTACGCGCAGCAAAACCCAGACGTTGTTGACGCGGGGATGGGGCTCTTAGAGCACTTCATAAATCACGGTGCCTCCGAGGGACGTTTCCCGAATTCCACCACGGCAAGTGAACTGGCAAGCGGATTTAACGAAACGGCCTACCTTGCGGCGAATTCTGACATTGCTGATGCCGTCTCCAGCGGTGCATTTTCCTCCGGCTATGAACACTGGTCTTTGTTTGGATATGCTGAGGGCCGGAGTGGTGCTCAAAACAGTGGTGGCGAAGCCTTGTCCGTACCTTCTGCCGCAGCCACTGGGTCGCTCAACGGGTTTGTCATTGACGGTAAAGTGGCCGGGGCAACTGTTGGGATCGACCTTGATGGCGACGGTGTAATCGGGCCGAATGAACCAACAGTCACAACTGATGACCTCGGCGAGTTCATTTTTCCGGATGGGACGCCGATCGGGCCGATCATTGCCTCAGGCGGCACAGACATTTCGACCGGTCTGCCTTTCGACGGGCGTATGGAAGCCCCTGCGGGGTCAACCGTGGTCAATCCGCTGACAACGGTTATCAAGAAAATGGCCGATGCCAATCCGGACGCTAACAAGAGTGAAGCAGAAAAGGCCGCAGAGGCGCAAGACCAGCTCAAGTCGTTACTCGGCCTTTCCGACATCAACGCTGATATCACACAGGTTGATTTTGTCACTGAAGCTACAGAGGGGGATAGTGACGGCAGTGCGGATGCCGTGTCGGATTCTGACGGGGCACGTCTTTATTCTGCCAGTGTCCAACTTCTCAACATTGTTGATCAAGGCGCCGCAGCCATTGCAGGGGCGGATGGTAGCGTCAGTGCAGAAGACGCCAGTACTGCCATGTTCGCTTCCCTTGCTGAGCGGCTCGGATCGACAGCTGAGGGCCAAACCGTTGATCTCGGCTCAACAGCCGGGTCGGATGGAGATGCCAGCAACGATGCTGGAGATCTCCTGATTGACGTTATCAAGGGAGCTGCTGCCAATACTTTGTCCGGAGATGCGGCGGGCCGAGTGGACCAGATTGCCGACAGCGCAGCGGCGATTGCCGCTGCGGCCAACAGAGAAATTGCGGACCGTATTGATGCGTTGGAGCCTGGTGCCGCTGGAAGCGCAATCGAAAGCACGCTGGTCGAAATCGTAAAAACCCAAAAAGTTGTCCAGGGCGATGCAGCGGACAATATCCGCAATGCAGCCGGGTCTGACAATCCGGATGAGGCGGCTCAAGCCATATCCGATACGATTGCTGCTTCGGACGGCAGTGGCTTCATCTCCGATGATCTCATCAACGACCAAACAGTTGGTGATATCGATGGTGACGGAACTGTTGATGATGTGCCGGCCCCCGCGCCAACGCCTAACCCGACACCTACACCTCCGCCAGTCAACGAGTTCAACGACATCATTGGAACGGACGACGGCGAAACACTCATCGGAACAAACGGGGGGGATCGCATTGAGGCCCTCGGTGGCGACGATATCATCAATCCGGGCGCTGGCCGTGACAACATTATCGCTGGTGCTGGTAACGATCAGATTACCCTTGATGCCGCCGGTGGCTCAAAACATATCCGCGGCGATGAGGGGGATGATCAGATTTTCCGGACTGAGGCTGCAACGAGCCTGCTTCGGCTGCGCTATGACAAGGAAACTGGGGGCAATGGCATAGTTTTCACTTTGGTCTCTGCAACAGAAGCAACAATTGTCGACACTTTCGGTGATACAGACACCATCACCTATACTGGTCCGACAAACATTCCGTTCGAGCACAATTTACATGTGTCTGGAACCGATCAAGATGATGTATTCTCCGGCCATTTCGGCGCTGGCATTGATCCAAGTTTTCAAGATGATGACTTCCATGCTGGGTTTGTGGCTTCGCCGAGGGGCGGAAATGATCAGATCTTCGGAAATCTGATTGAATTCGATTCCATCAGCTATTCTGAAGATGTCATCCGAGTTCCCAGAGCAACCGGAATTCAAGTCTCATGGGGCGCAAGCGGTGGGACCATCATTGACGGCTTGGGCGGGACTGACACCTTCAACCAAAACATAAATCAAATCGAGGGTAGCCTGCTTGCAGATGTCTTTATCTCGACAGGATCCTACTCCCGGTTCCGTGGTCTTGACGGGGCAGACACCTTTGATGGTTCAGCCGGTGGCCGTGACATCGTCGATTACCGCGGCGATGACGATTATGGCGGCATGGGCGGGATCTTTGCCGATTTGGCCGCAGGAACCGCGACAGATGGATTTGGAAATACCGATACATTGATCGGCATCGAACGGGTGCGTGGCTCCGACCTTGATGGGATCTCGGATGTTCTGCTTGGTTCCGGGGCGAACAATTACCTGCGCGGATATCGCGGCGATGACACGCTAGATGCCCGAGGGGGCAATGACATCGTGCGCGGCGGCTACGGCAACGACACAATAACAGGAGGTTCCGGCAACGATGTGCTCCATGGCGAGCAAGGCAACGACATCATTATTGCCGGCACAGGGAATGATTACATAACCGGCGGCGAGGGCAATGACGATATCACCGTAACCAGCGGCGCAAATATTGTAATCGGGGGCGATGGGTTCGACATTGTAACCGGATCTTCGGCCGGTGGTTCTCAGGTTACAATGGCCTATGCAGATGAAGGTGGCGGCCAAGGTATAGATGTTCAGTTTACATCCGACTTAGATGCCTATGCCACGGATACATTCGGCAATATTGATACGCTCCATGATGTTTTCCAGTTCACGACGACCGGCGGTGACGACATCATCACCGGTCCGAACGGCGCCGAAGTACAGGACAGATGGTTCTGGATTGGCATGGCAGGTGGCGGCGACGATGTCATCAACATCACCTCACACCACGTTACCTTGAACTATGAGCAACAAACTTACGGAGCGGTCGGTACGCCAACGCAAGGTATCGTCGTTGACTTCTCCAGCTTCGATGGCAATGGCCTGGCCACAATCATCGACACCCATGGGGGCACGGATAAGGTTTCCTACAATGGAACAGGCATTACCGGCGGCGTGTATTCCATTGTTGGTTCAGAACTTGCTGATGATATGACTGGTGGGGACCGCTGGGACTATTTTGTCGGTGGTCAGGGGGCGGACACAATCCGCGGTGGTGGCGGATTTGATGAAGTCAATTACTTCTATCACAACGTCTCTGACAATGCTGGTGGATTTGTCGGTGTGACGGTTGACCTTGGAAACCAGACGGCCACTGACCAGTTTGGCGATACTGATACGCTTATTGATGTCGAGATCATTGCAGGTACAGAAAACGTCGATAGTCTTACTGGAGATGATCTAGCAAACACGCTTATGGGCCGGATGGGCGATGATGTGATCGACGGAGCTGGAGGTGTGGATGAGTTGTTCGGCGACGGTGGCGACGATACGATTACCACCGGCGCAGGAATGGACAACGTCCACTATTATGGCTCTTCAGAACATGGGTCTGACATTGTGACCGACTTCCTTGTGGGTTCGGACACGATTGTGATGTCGGCAATCACACAGGCCGTTTTTGACGCAATTTCCATCTCTGATTTGAACGGCAGCGATACCCTGATTGACTTAGGCTTCTCCAACGGCGTGGATCTCGGGCAGGTGACGCTTCTCGGAGTGAACTACAGCTCGCTGACAGATCCCCATGCGGACCTCTTGACCCTTCTTACCTAA